The following are encoded in a window of bacterium SCSIO 12643 genomic DNA:
- a CDS encoding alpha/beta hydrolase, with protein sequence MKKQLKDLDIEYHLSGEQNTETIVFVHGLGANLSQFKLQHDFFSEKLKVLSVNLRGHGNSKLAGNFDSSDFKLSKMAHDIIELLNKLDINKIHYVGNSMGGNVGYEILKSKPQIISSFTTFGTTAQLNTSNLTLGLMKFTYKFLSLNFIAHMSKVAGQTKSSKEQIQEMIRQSDKSVIRAILPNLANFNYLTVIQNSSAPTMIIKGAQDHDINKSIDSTISEFNKRGHFKLSKLQEAGHFANLDAPVLFNQTLENFIYSVS encoded by the coding sequence ATGAAAAAACAACTCAAGGATTTAGATATAGAATACCACTTATCCGGGGAACAAAATACAGAAACGATAGTATTCGTGCATGGTTTAGGTGCCAACCTTTCTCAATTTAAACTTCAACATGATTTTTTTAGTGAAAAACTTAAGGTTTTGTCTGTGAATCTTCGAGGCCATGGGAATTCAAAATTAGCCGGAAATTTCGACAGTTCTGACTTTAAACTTTCTAAGATGGCTCATGATATTATTGAGTTACTAAACAAACTAGACATCAATAAAATTCACTATGTAGGAAACTCAATGGGAGGTAATGTAGGGTACGAAATTCTTAAATCCAAACCGCAAATTATTTCATCATTTACTACGTTTGGAACCACTGCCCAATTAAACACCTCAAATCTCACTTTAGGACTTATGAAATTCACTTATAAATTCCTAAGTCTAAATTTCATTGCCCATATGTCAAAAGTCGCTGGTCAAACCAAATCATCCAAAGAACAGATTCAGGAAATGATCCGTCAATCCGATAAATCAGTGATTCGAGCTATACTTCCCAATTTAGCTAATTTCAATTATTTGACTGTCATTCAGAACTCATCCGCACCTACCATGATTATTAAAGGAGCACAAGATCACGACATCAATAAGTCCATTGATAGTACTATTTCCGAGTTCAATAAAAGAGGTCATTTTAAACTATCCAAATTACAAGAAGCAGGTCATTTTGCCAATCTGGATGCTCCGGTTCTATTTAACCAAACACTTGAAAATTTCATATATAGTGTATCTTAA
- a CDS encoding phosphatidylserine decarboxylase: protein MSEITPIQLPTPIDWNTKKEAAEQHIAALDLIFANSRNLLLYLDALSQVCSEQNIQSRGKTASYWLPYLHREKNLKDFFTEWLTFTPPPSTPETPEGPGKYIVYWDYFVNTDSGLILVNDTDFKPWFRSFLNFHGDWINSTSSTGTLSQWMTYSGTNAHPFNINDYEVPEGGFASFNQFFLRNLKEGQRPLCTAGPDADVIAAPCDGGIFYLTRGNIIENVADAAQVASKTYDLPGKSDRFDLLQAIPGYGRNFLGGPLLDILLWFTDYHHFHAPISGRVIEQGLYEGSYNYDFGDYDPKDHYAPNLPPDSDRVGWYEKLGKHQRYVWVIQTENLGLVAMIAIGFWGVGSIENAIETNAVIEKGQYMGHFGYGGSSIVLAFEPGMDLQFKVGEKPVEDPDHPVLMKVRQCLGKRTDVINW, encoded by the coding sequence ATGAGTGAAATTACACCCATTCAACTTCCAACACCTATAGATTGGAATACAAAAAAAGAAGCTGCAGAACAACATATTGCTGCGCTTGATCTGATCTTTGCGAATTCAAGAAACCTTTTGTTATATCTGGATGCATTGTCGCAAGTATGTTCAGAGCAAAACATCCAAAGTAGAGGTAAGACGGCTTCTTACTGGTTACCGTACCTGCATCGTGAAAAAAACTTGAAGGACTTTTTTACAGAGTGGTTGACATTTACGCCACCACCATCAACTCCAGAGACACCGGAAGGTCCTGGGAAGTATATTGTATACTGGGATTACTTCGTAAATACAGACTCAGGTTTAATATTGGTGAATGATACAGATTTCAAACCCTGGTTCCGTTCGTTCTTAAATTTCCATGGAGACTGGATCAACAGTACATCTTCTACAGGGACTTTAAGCCAATGGATGACCTATTCAGGTACAAATGCACATCCTTTTAATATCAATGATTATGAAGTTCCTGAAGGAGGATTTGCATCTTTTAACCAGTTTTTCTTACGTAATTTAAAAGAGGGTCAAAGACCATTGTGTACTGCTGGACCGGATGCTGATGTAATTGCAGCGCCATGTGACGGTGGAATCTTTTACTTAACGCGTGGCAATATCATAGAGAATGTTGCGGATGCTGCTCAGGTAGCGAGCAAAACATATGATTTACCGGGTAAGTCAGATCGTTTTGATTTATTACAGGCGATCCCTGGATATGGACGAAATTTCCTGGGTGGACCATTGTTAGATATTCTACTTTGGTTTACGGATTATCACCATTTCCATGCACCGATTTCAGGTAGAGTTATCGAGCAGGGCTTATATGAAGGTTCGTATAATTATGATTTTGGAGATTATGATCCAAAAGATCATTATGCACCAAATTTACCGCCTGATAGCGATCGTGTAGGTTGGTACGAAAAATTAGGGAAACATCAGCGTTATGTTTGGGTGATTCAAACTGAAAATCTGGGGCTCGTAGCTATGATAGCGATTGGCTTCTGGGGTGTTGGAAGTATTGAAAATGCAATCGAAACTAATGCGGTCATTGAAAAAGGACAATACATGGGACACTTCGGTTATGGAGGTTCATCTATTGTATTAGCCTTTGAACCAGGAATGGATTTACAGTTTAAAGTAGGTGAAAAACCTGTTGAAGACCCTGACCATCCGGTACTCATGAAGGTGAGACAATGTCTGGGAAAACGCACAGATGTAATTAACTGGTAG
- a CDS encoding OsmC family protein — MKKHNYEVKIEWTGNEGNGTQNYTSYNRNHTITSKGKYNSILGSSDPSFLGDPTKFNPEDLFLSSLSACHMLWYLHLCSVHKIVVTEYSDNATGVMEESQSGSGRFTEVTLHPIVKITDGNMITKANELHEEANKMCFIANSCNFKIEHLPNTTIGK, encoded by the coding sequence ATGAAAAAACATAATTACGAAGTCAAAATTGAGTGGACGGGAAACGAGGGAAATGGCACACAGAATTATACATCCTATAACCGCAACCATACCATTACCAGCAAGGGAAAATATAATAGTATTTTAGGTTCTTCCGATCCATCATTCTTAGGTGATCCAACCAAATTCAACCCAGAGGATTTGTTTTTATCTTCCTTGTCTGCATGTCATATGCTCTGGTATTTACATTTATGTTCAGTGCATAAAATCGTGGTTACTGAATATTCTGATAATGCCACAGGAGTAATGGAAGAAAGTCAAAGCGGAAGTGGTAGATTTACAGAGGTAACTCTTCATCCAATAGTAAAAATCACAGACGGTAATATGATCACTAAAGCCAATGAACTGCATGAAGAGGCCAATAAAATGTGTTTCATCGCCAATTCGTGTAATTTTAAAATTGAACATCTTCCAAATACAACCATTGGGAAATAA
- a CDS encoding alpha/beta hydrolase: MHTKTNLNLSEIAVKRINRYPGKRTIIFLHDSLGCIKLWRDFPEKLGELTSCNVLIYDRQGYGQSCGFSYAQRDLYYMELEADILSELLDHWNIKEAILFGHSDGGSIALIAAGKYPSKIKGVITEGAHIFVEDVTIKGIEEAQELYKNTDLKTKLDKYHGPKTEDLFWAWAATWTTDEFKHWNIEKFLPNIQCPALIIQGEKDEYGTLKQVEDIVSQSKDATPLIIPEVKHTPHKEVPDLILEKAGVFVQQLNS, encoded by the coding sequence TTGCATACAAAGACTAATTTAAATCTAAGTGAAATCGCTGTAAAGCGAATAAACCGTTATCCTGGAAAGCGTACCATCATTTTTTTACATGACTCTTTGGGTTGTATTAAACTCTGGAGAGATTTTCCTGAGAAACTCGGAGAACTTACATCGTGTAACGTTCTGATCTACGATAGACAAGGTTATGGTCAATCCTGTGGTTTTTCCTATGCACAAAGAGACTTGTATTATATGGAATTGGAAGCTGATATTTTATCCGAATTATTGGATCACTGGAATATTAAAGAAGCCATCCTTTTCGGTCATAGCGATGGAGGTTCCATAGCTTTAATTGCCGCAGGAAAATATCCTTCCAAAATAAAAGGAGTCATTACCGAAGGTGCGCACATATTTGTGGAAGATGTGACTATTAAAGGAATCGAAGAAGCTCAGGAATTATACAAAAACACAGACTTAAAAACGAAACTGGATAAATATCACGGGCCTAAAACAGAAGATCTGTTTTGGGCCTGGGCTGCTACCTGGACCACTGATGAATTTAAACATTGGAATATCGAGAAGTTTCTTCCGAACATTCAATGTCCGGCATTAATCATTCAGGGAGAAAAAGATGAATATGGGACTTTAAAACAGGTTGAAGATATTGTTTCGCAATCTAAAGATGCCACCCCATTAATCATTCCTGAAGTAAAACATACACCTCATAAAGAGGTTCCCGATTTGATTTTAGAAAAAGCCGGAGTATTTGTACAGCAGTTAAACTCTTGA
- a CDS encoding redoxin domain-containing protein, whose amino-acid sequence MKDKNTSNYNYKHFNPTDYNFNDFKGPKPGESFIDFETTTLDGNTVRLSDFLDQTIVLDTGSITCPMYANTKSPMNQLQEQYPDMHFLLLYVREAHPGGRTKEISQFEDKMKNAKSMWRLYHEKRVVLVDSLDGTAHKLYGAMPNMTYVIGTDGIIKFRANWTNIEALKKVLKHPNQIETNDYYSVVKPPIYVAIRTLLIGGFRALFEFLKGLPQLLKQHQEADAKK is encoded by the coding sequence ATGAAAGATAAAAACACCTCCAACTATAACTACAAGCACTTTAACCCTACAGACTATAACTTTAATGATTTTAAAGGTCCCAAACCGGGAGAATCATTCATTGATTTTGAGACCACAACTTTAGATGGGAATACCGTTAGATTATCAGATTTCCTGGATCAAACTATTGTTCTGGATACGGGGAGCATCACTTGCCCCATGTATGCCAATACAAAAAGTCCTATGAATCAATTACAAGAACAATATCCTGACATGCACTTTTTGCTCTTGTATGTACGTGAAGCACACCCCGGAGGCAGAACCAAAGAAATTTCCCAATTCGAAGACAAAATGAAAAATGCCAAATCCATGTGGCGTTTATATCATGAGAAACGCGTGGTTTTAGTGGATTCATTAGATGGTACAGCTCATAAACTATACGGTGCGATGCCCAATATGACCTATGTGATAGGAACAGATGGTATCATTAAATTCAGAGCAAACTGGACCAATATAGAAGCGCTAAAAAAAGTTTTGAAACACCCCAATCAAATCGAAACCAACGATTACTACAGTGTCGTCAAGCCTCCCATATATGTTGCAATACGGACTCTTTTAATCGGTGGATTTAGAGCACTATTTGAATTTTTAAAAGGATTGCCACAACTTCTCAAACAACATCAGGAAGCGGATGCAAAAAAATAA